One genomic segment of Mauremys mutica isolate MM-2020 ecotype Southern chromosome 10, ASM2049712v1, whole genome shotgun sequence includes these proteins:
- the LOC123378695 gene encoding A.superbus venom factor 1-like, protein MVFQALAQYQIDIPQHKDVNLDVSILLPRRASPINYKILNQNALVARTAETKWNEDFTVKAEGTGQGTLTVITIYNSKLREDESQCKKFDLRVSVEEAQGVKKPEGAMRSVYIKICIRFLGVVDATMSIIDISMLTGFSPDVKDLKRLSQGVDRYISKFEIDKAPSDRGNLIIYLDKVSHTEDECLQFKAHQFFEVGLIQPASVTVYDYYTIDDRCTKFYHPSNQSGLFNKICHGDVCRCAEESCFMQQKIEGPITLNKRMEEACKPGVDYVYKTRLVRSEEVDGSDYYTMEILEIIKTGTDENPQGKTRQFISHIKCRESLRLERNKDYDLWPRKADCTETSREHLGVSSSLFLSSSSLSTPYYLLLTLLLYVTSFFTPALGTDEDPQGKTRPFISHIKCRESLRLERNKDYDLWPRKAELSYIIGKDTWIEKWPNEDECWKPDFQNLCQEFLEFSETMTMFGCPT, encoded by the exons ATGGTGTTCCAGGCTCTTGCGCAGTACCAGATAGACATTCCGCAGCATAAAGACGTGAATTTGGATGTTTCTATTCTCCTGCCACGCCGTGCTAGTCCAATAAACTACAAAATCTTAAACCAGAATGCTCTGGTGGCCAGAACAGCAGAG ACCAAATGGAATGAAGACTTCACTGTGAAGGCAGAAGGAACTGGACAAGGGACCTTAACTGTAATAACGATTTATAATTCAAAGCTACGGGAGGATGAATCTCAGTGTAAGAAGTTTGACCTGAGGGTATCGGTCGAAGAAGCCCAGGGCG TTAAGAAGCCGGAAGGAGCGATGCGTTCAGTCTATATTAAAATCTGCATCAG GTTCCTCGGTGTGGTTGATGCCACAATGTCCATCATCGATATCTCCATGCTCACTGGCTTCTCACCAGATGTGAAGGATCTTAAGAGA CTTTCCCAAGGGGTCGACAGATACATTTCCAAGTTTGAAATCGACAAAGCGCCATCTGACAGAGGCAACCTCATAATCTACCTGGACAAG gtttCTCACACAGAGGATGAATGCCTGCAGTTTAAAGCTCACCAG ttttTCGAAGTTGGTCTCATTCAGCCGGCATCCGTCACAGTCTACGACTATTACACCATAG ATGACCGATGCACCAAGTTCTACCACCCGTCTAACCAGAGCGGGCTCTTCAATAAGATCTGTCATGGGGACGTCTGCCGCTGTGCGGAAG AAAGCTGCTTCATGCAGCAGAAGATAGAGGGTCCCATCACCCTGAACAAGCGAATGGAGGAAGCCTGCAAACCTGGAGTGGATTATG tgtataaAACCAGGCTTGTTAGAAGTGAAGAAGTGGACGGGTCTGACTACTACACCATGGAAATTTTGGAAATCATTAAAACAG gaaCTGATGAAAATCCACAAGGAAAAACCCGCCAATTCATCAGCCACATAAAATGCAGGGAGTCTCTGAGGCTGGAGCGTAACAAAGACTACGACTTGTGGCCCAGGAAAGCTGA TTGTACTGAAACCTCAAGAGAACACCTAGGAGTCTCCTCTTCTCTGTTCCTTTCATCTTCATCCCTCTCCACCCCGTATTATCTCCTCCTCACTCTGCTCTTATATGTGACATCTTTTTTCACCCCCGCCCTAGGGACTGATGAAGATCCACAAGGAAAAACCCGCCCATTCATCAGCCACATAAAATGCAGGGAGTCTCTGAGGCTGGAGCGTAACAAAGACTACGACTTGTGGCCCAGGAAAGCTGA GCTATCCTACATCATTGGCAAGGATACCTGGATCGAGAAGTGGCCCAACGAGGACGAATGCTGGAAGCCGGATTTCCAGAACCTCTGCCAGGAATTCCTTGAGTTCTCTGAAACCATGACCATGTTTGGCTGCCCAACCTAA